In Calidithermus timidus DSM 17022, the following are encoded in one genomic region:
- a CDS encoding FMN-binding negative transcriptional regulator, whose protein sequence is MYLPNHFRVEDPALLHGLMRQFSFATLVSVHEGLPFVLDAEHNRLEAHLARANPQWSSLERTAPQDARRRGYDEVAWRAR, encoded by the coding sequence ATGTACCTGCCCAACCACTTCCGCGTGGAGGACCCCGCCCTGCTGCACGGGCTGATGCGGCAATTCAGCTTCGCCACCCTGGTCAGCGTGCACGAGGGACTGCCCTTCGTGCTCGACGCGGAGCACAACCGCCTCGAGGCCCACCTGGCTCGCGCTAACCCCCAGTGGAGCAGCCTCGAGCGCACTGCCCCCCAAGACGCCAGGCGCAGGGGCTATGACGAGGTGGCGTGGAGGGCACGGTGA
- a CDS encoding XdhC family protein, giving the protein MEQHEVQAMLQGIREARAMGEPLALATIVGVTGSAYRREGTRMLVRQDGSYTCMLSGGCLEPEIVEVARQVMQSGQPVRTEYNLDEEVTWGLGIGCGGAVEIYIEPLRDEPVTNRWLQALERGELAVLATPLEPALGRLFLSEAASEGTLGDAGLEAQVRSAAHQLLATLQPKALTRNLQASDGRSVPVFFDVSLPPAELLIFGAGHDAIPLVRMAVEFGFRVQVVDMRDKFATPSRFPGAQVRILRPERFAQALEVGPRTFVLVMNHNLLIDQSTLAFVLQTPAPYIGLLGPRSRFAKIVDNLAKEGTPLTPEQIRRIRSPVGLAIGAESPEEVALSILAEIMALQRGYPAGFLNGREGPIHEPAGALR; this is encoded by the coding sequence GTGGAACAGCACGAAGTCCAGGCGATGCTGCAAGGCATTCGCGAGGCCCGGGCCATGGGCGAGCCCCTCGCTCTGGCGACCATCGTGGGGGTGACGGGTTCGGCCTATCGCCGCGAGGGCACCCGGATGCTGGTGCGGCAGGATGGCAGCTACACCTGCATGCTCAGCGGGGGTTGCCTCGAGCCCGAGATCGTGGAAGTCGCCCGGCAGGTCATGCAAAGCGGCCAGCCCGTGCGCACGGAGTACAACCTCGACGAGGAGGTGACGTGGGGATTGGGCATCGGCTGTGGGGGTGCGGTCGAGATCTACATCGAACCCCTGCGGGATGAGCCTGTCACCAACCGCTGGCTCCAGGCCCTCGAGCGGGGTGAGTTGGCGGTGTTGGCTACTCCCCTCGAGCCCGCTTTGGGCCGCTTGTTTCTCAGCGAAGCGGCGTCGGAGGGCACGCTGGGCGACGCGGGACTCGAGGCCCAGGTGCGCTCTGCGGCCCACCAACTCCTTGCCACCCTGCAGCCCAAGGCCCTCACCCGAAACCTGCAGGCCAGCGATGGGCGGTCAGTGCCGGTGTTTTTCGACGTCAGCTTGCCCCCGGCTGAACTGCTGATCTTCGGCGCCGGTCACGATGCGATCCCCCTTGTGCGCATGGCGGTAGAGTTTGGCTTTAGGGTGCAGGTGGTGGACATGCGCGATAAGTTCGCCACCCCTTCGCGCTTTCCCGGAGCCCAGGTGCGCATTCTGCGGCCCGAGCGCTTTGCTCAGGCGCTCGAGGTCGGTCCCCGCACCTTCGTGCTGGTGATGAACCACAACCTGCTCATCGACCAGAGCACCCTGGCCTTCGTGCTGCAAACCCCGGCTCCCTACATCGGCCTGCTGGGACCGCGCTCACGCTTCGCGAAGATCGTGGACAACCTGGCTAAGGAAGGCACCCCCCTCACCCCCGAGCAGATTCGGCGGATACGCAGCCCCGTAGGCCTCGCCATCGGAGCCGAGTCGCCCGAGGAGGTCGCCCTGAGCATCCTGGCCGAGATCATGGCCCTGCAGCGCGGTTATCCGGCTGGTTTCCTCAACGGCCGCGAGGGCCCAATCCACGAGCCTGCGGGGGCCCTACGCTGA
- a CDS encoding SHOCT-like domain-containing protein, translating to MEDKRRIMDMVKEGKISVEEAVRLLEAIEPQATSPRTPGTVAVAVPPAKGIAKMLRISVSGEGIKVNVNLPVSLAKFAASFIPPEAKQAMSAQGIDLAGILDMLKGDLPEGRLVDVEIQDMAQFTGSEDQPSPLKGSMHVVIEVV from the coding sequence ATGGAAGACAAGCGCCGAATCATGGATATGGTCAAGGAAGGTAAGATCTCGGTCGAGGAGGCCGTGCGGCTGCTCGAGGCCATCGAACCTCAGGCCACGAGCCCCCGTACCCCCGGCACGGTAGCAGTGGCGGTGCCCCCGGCCAAGGGCATCGCCAAAATGCTGCGCATCTCGGTCAGTGGCGAGGGGATCAAGGTCAACGTCAACCTGCCGGTCTCGCTGGCCAAATTCGCTGCCAGCTTCATTCCCCCGGAAGCCAAGCAGGCCATGAGCGCCCAGGGCATCGACCTGGCGGGCATCCTCGACATGCTCAAGGGCGACCTGCCCGAAGGCCGCCTGGTAGACGTGGAAATCCAGGACATGGCCCAGTTTACCGGCAGCGAAGACCAGCCCAGCCCGCTCAAGGGCAGCATGCACGTGGTCATCGAGGTGGTGTGA
- a CDS encoding DNA repair protein RecN has product MLERLEVQNLAVLESVALDFGEGLTVLTGETGAGKSVLVDALSLLLGEKAEGMMRSGADSLLVTAWFAGKAFSRRVSGGRSTPRLDGEVVSMRELAEATAEHLAIHAQHAALALASRKAQRNLLDSLIQSQSLEAYRESYSRWRDLLAEQERLSQAARERERRLDVLRFQLREIEEAKLEPGEKQRLEGEVERLRHLEALRERVGAAVSGLSGEGDGLGIVRAALRELRSASRHDASLEELSRDLEAALDSLGAIARELEDYLEGLEADPARLEEVEGRLALIERLERKYGEGVEGILAFAEESRRELAELEGAEDRLAALAGEVARARTQLMEAGEALSKARREAAERLSAEATREIRSLGMPEARFEVGLTPLAEPGPEGLEEVQLLFSANPALNLAPLEKAASGGELSRVMLALALLTGSEAPTVVFDEVDSGVGGEAAWRVAERLARLAQRRQVLVVTHLPQIAAQAQQHYRVVKDKGRVEIERLEGEERVRELARMLSGSYSEAAMQHARELLQTG; this is encoded by the coding sequence ATGCTGGAAAGGCTCGAGGTGCAGAATCTGGCCGTCCTGGAGTCGGTGGCCCTCGACTTCGGGGAAGGGCTCACGGTGCTGACGGGGGAAACCGGGGCGGGCAAGAGTGTCCTGGTAGACGCGCTTTCGCTGCTGTTGGGCGAGAAGGCCGAGGGGATGATGCGCTCTGGGGCCGACAGCCTGCTGGTGACCGCCTGGTTCGCAGGCAAGGCCTTCTCCCGCCGGGTTTCGGGGGGGCGTAGCACGCCGAGATTGGACGGCGAGGTGGTCTCCATGCGCGAGCTGGCCGAAGCCACCGCCGAGCATCTGGCCATCCACGCCCAGCACGCAGCGCTGGCCCTGGCCTCGCGCAAGGCCCAGCGCAACCTGCTCGACAGCCTCATCCAGTCGCAAAGCCTCGAGGCCTACCGCGAAAGCTACAGCCGCTGGCGCGACCTGCTGGCCGAGCAGGAGCGGCTCTCCCAGGCGGCCCGTGAGCGCGAGCGGCGGCTGGACGTGCTGCGCTTTCAGCTCAGGGAGATCGAGGAGGCAAAGCTGGAGCCAGGGGAAAAGCAACGTCTGGAGGGCGAGGTCGAACGTCTGCGCCACCTCGAGGCCCTGCGCGAGCGGGTAGGAGCGGCAGTCAGCGGGCTCAGCGGCGAGGGCGACGGGCTGGGAATCGTGAGGGCCGCGCTCCGGGAGCTGCGCAGCGCCAGCCGCCATGACGCCAGCCTGGAGGAGCTCAGCCGCGACCTCGAGGCCGCCCTGGACAGCCTAGGGGCCATCGCCCGCGAGCTGGAGGACTACCTCGAGGGCCTGGAGGCCGACCCCGCCCGCCTCGAGGAGGTCGAGGGTCGCTTGGCCCTCATCGAGCGGCTGGAGCGCAAGTACGGCGAGGGGGTGGAGGGCATCTTAGCCTTCGCCGAGGAGTCGCGCCGCGAGCTGGCCGAGCTCGAGGGGGCCGAGGACCGGCTGGCGGCGCTGGCGGGCGAGGTGGCCCGGGCCCGCACACAGCTCATGGAGGCCGGGGAAGCCCTCTCCAAGGCCCGGCGCGAGGCCGCCGAGCGGCTCAGCGCCGAGGCTACCAGGGAAATCCGCTCCCTGGGGATGCCCGAAGCCCGCTTCGAGGTGGGCCTGACCCCCCTGGCCGAGCCGGGACCGGAGGGGCTGGAGGAGGTGCAGCTGCTCTTCAGCGCCAACCCTGCCCTGAATCTGGCCCCCCTGGAAAAGGCCGCCTCGGGTGGTGAGCTCTCACGGGTGATGCTGGCCCTGGCCCTGCTCACCGGCAGCGAGGCCCCCACCGTGGTCTTCGACGAGGTGGACAGCGGGGTGGGCGGCGAGGCCGCCTGGCGGGTGGCCGAGCGGCTGGCCCGGCTGGCTCAGCGGCGGCAGGTGCTGGTGGTGACCCACCTCCCCCAGATCGCCGCCCAGGCCCAGCAGCACTACCGGGTGGTCAAGGACAAAGGCCGCGTGGAGATCGAGCGGCTCGAGGGCGAGGAGCGGGTGCGTGAGCTGGCCCGCATGCTCTCGGGCTCCTACTCCGAGGCGGCCATGCAGCACGCCCGCGAACTGTTGCAAACCGGCTGA
- a CDS encoding DUF2089 domain-containing protein: protein MRIYPVPTQCPACQSPLRVSGLICSNPQCRTEVRGEFQPNEFAQLPAEQLEFLRLFVKVRGNLKEVERILGLSYPTVRARFESLLKTLGYEYEEVPPPGPSLEEKQEILNLLEKGEISATEAAERLRALRRR, encoded by the coding sequence ATGAGAATCTACCCCGTCCCCACGCAGTGCCCCGCCTGCCAGAGCCCTTTGCGGGTGTCGGGCCTGATCTGTTCCAACCCCCAGTGCCGCACCGAGGTCAGGGGAGAGTTCCAGCCCAACGAATTCGCCCAACTGCCCGCCGAGCAGCTCGAGTTCTTGCGCCTGTTCGTCAAGGTGCGCGGCAACCTCAAAGAGGTCGAGCGCATCCTGGGACTCTCCTACCCCACCGTGCGGGCCCGCTTCGAGAGCCTGCTCAAGACCCTGGGCTACGAGTACGAGGAAGTACCCCCTCCCGGCCCCAGCCTCGAGGAGAAGCAGGAGATCCTGAACCTATTGGAGAAGGGCGAGATCAGTGCAACTGAGGCTGCGGAGCGGCTGCGCGCATTAAGGAGACGCTGA
- a CDS encoding nucleotidyltransferase family protein, whose translation MEAPSPSLIAVILAAGTSSRMGKNKMLLRLGGESMVRRVTRSVLGAGLEQVWVVVGRDSTQVGTEVADLGVRLVENPRYAQGMGTSFRAAVEAFPKDLEAAMFVLGDQPFLTAGMYQAVLEAYRIHRPPLVIAQFGGVKAPPHIFRRDLFAYLGQNKDEGAKKVVAQHKAEAIVVELPESALFDIDTPEEYRRALERIAGGE comes from the coding sequence GTGGAAGCCCCCTCCCCCAGTCTCATCGCTGTTATCCTGGCCGCCGGGACCAGCAGCCGCATGGGGAAGAACAAGATGCTGCTGCGGCTGGGTGGAGAGAGCATGGTGCGGCGCGTCACCCGCAGTGTCCTGGGCGCGGGGCTCGAGCAGGTGTGGGTGGTGGTGGGGCGCGATAGCACCCAAGTTGGGACCGAGGTGGCCGACCTGGGCGTGAGGCTGGTGGAGAACCCGCGCTACGCACAAGGCATGGGGACATCCTTCCGGGCCGCCGTCGAAGCCTTTCCCAAAGACCTCGAGGCCGCCATGTTCGTCCTGGGAGATCAGCCCTTCCTCACCGCCGGGATGTACCAGGCGGTGCTCGAGGCCTACCGCATCCACCGCCCCCCGCTGGTGATCGCGCAATTTGGCGGCGTCAAGGCCCCGCCCCACATCTTCCGGCGCGACCTGTTCGCCTATCTGGGCCAAAACAAGGACGAGGGGGCCAAAAAGGTCGTCGCACAGCACAAGGCCGAGGCCATCGTGGTAGAGCTACCCGAATCCGCCCTCTTCGACATCGACACCCCCGAGGAGTACCGGCGAGCGCTCGAGCGGATAGCCGGTGGCGAGTAG
- a CDS encoding SRPBCC family protein, whose translation MKLQYAGQESIPLPLNQVWAFISDPHKVASCLPDVQSVEVHDPTHMDVSVRVGVGPVRGNFKFKIELQPDQAGNRMGVKITGGGLGSVVDLSASADLREEGGSTTLDWKGEAVMRGPVAAVGGRVLDAQAQKLISQTFANVKTAAVQDSSRSA comes from the coding sequence GTGAAACTCCAATATGCCGGCCAAGAAAGCATCCCCCTGCCCCTGAACCAGGTCTGGGCCTTCATCAGCGATCCCCACAAGGTCGCCTCCTGCCTCCCCGACGTGCAGAGCGTCGAGGTGCATGACCCCACCCACATGGACGTGAGCGTGCGCGTGGGGGTCGGCCCGGTGCGGGGAAACTTCAAGTTCAAAATCGAACTCCAGCCAGACCAGGCGGGCAACCGCATGGGCGTGAAGATCACCGGCGGCGGGCTGGGCAGCGTGGTCGACCTCTCCGCCAGCGCCGACCTCAGGGAAGAGGGGGGCAGCACTACCCTCGACTGGAAAGGCGAGGCCGTGATGCGCGGCCCGGTGGCGGCGGTGGGCGGGCGGGTGCTCGACGCCCAGGCCCAGAAGCTCATCTCCCAGACCTTCGCCAACGTCAAGACGGCAGCGGTGCAGGACTCGAGCCGCTCGGCTTGA
- a CDS encoding response regulator transcription factor, whose amino-acid sequence MDQPLILIIEDEKDIARFIELELQAEGYRTEVAYDGVTGLSRFREVNPNLVILDLMLPVVDGLEVARRIRKTSNIPILILTAKDRVEDKVEGLDAGADDYLAKPFSIEELLARIRAHLRRVTPAITGEIRVADLIINLEGREVFRAGRRIEFSNKEFELLELLAKSPGKVFSRFEIEEKVWPGYQGGSNVVDVYIGYLRKKLEGPNERRLIHTVRGVGYVLRED is encoded by the coding sequence ATGGACCAGCCCCTCATCCTGATCATCGAGGACGAGAAGGACATCGCTCGGTTCATCGAACTCGAGTTGCAGGCCGAGGGCTACCGCACCGAGGTGGCTTACGACGGGGTGACGGGGCTTTCGCGCTTCCGCGAGGTCAACCCCAACCTGGTGATCCTCGATCTGATGCTGCCCGTGGTGGACGGGCTCGAGGTGGCCCGCCGCATCCGCAAGACCTCCAACATCCCCATCCTCATCCTCACCGCCAAGGACCGCGTGGAGGACAAGGTCGAAGGGCTCGACGCCGGAGCCGACGACTACCTGGCCAAACCCTTCTCCATCGAAGAATTGCTCGCGCGCATCCGCGCCCACCTGCGCCGCGTCACCCCTGCCATCACCGGCGAGATCCGCGTGGCCGACCTCATCATCAACCTCGAGGGTCGCGAGGTCTTCCGCGCCGGGCGGCGCATCGAGTTCTCCAACAAGGAGTTCGAGCTGCTCGAGCTTCTGGCCAAGAGTCCCGGCAAGGTCTTCAGCCGCTTCGAGATCGAGGAGAAGGTCTGGCCCGGCTACCAGGGCGGCTCCAACGTGGTCGACGTCTACATCGGCTACTTGCGCAAGAAGCTCGAGGGCCCCAACGAGCGCCGGTTGATCCATACGGTGCGCGGGGTGGGGTATGTGCTGCGTGAGGATTGA
- a CDS encoding GNAT family N-acetyltransferase, translating into MEGTVNPAIARPITLEGRLVRLEPLTLEHLPVLLELAQAEAYPFTTVPRSAEGMEAYIRSALDEQARGNALPFVTVDKRCGKAVGSTRFANFEHWRWPAGSPLARGGLPDAVEIGWTWLAPQAQRSGVNTEAKLLQLAHAFEVWGVRRVTIKTDARNQRSRRAIERLGARLDGVLRAHLPAADGGIRDSAVYSLLLEEWSEVKARLEGFLAKYAP; encoded by the coding sequence GTGGAGGGCACGGTGAACCCGGCCATCGCCCGCCCCATCACCCTGGAAGGCCGCCTGGTGCGCCTGGAGCCCCTCACCCTGGAGCACCTGCCGGTGCTGCTCGAGCTCGCCCAGGCCGAGGCCTACCCTTTCACCACCGTACCGCGCAGCGCCGAGGGCATGGAGGCCTACATCCGGAGCGCCCTCGACGAGCAGGCCCGGGGCAACGCGCTGCCCTTCGTTACCGTAGACAAGCGCTGTGGAAAAGCCGTGGGCAGCACCCGCTTCGCCAACTTTGAGCACTGGAGGTGGCCCGCCGGGAGCCCGCTGGCTCGAGGGGGCCTCCCCGACGCCGTGGAGATCGGCTGGACCTGGCTGGCTCCCCAGGCTCAGCGCAGCGGCGTCAACACCGAGGCCAAGCTGCTGCAACTCGCCCACGCCTTCGAGGTCTGGGGAGTGCGGCGCGTAACCATCAAGACCGACGCCCGCAACCAGCGCTCGCGCCGGGCCATCGAGCGCCTGGGGGCTAGGCTCGACGGGGTGCTGCGGGCCCACCTACCCGCCGCCGACGGTGGAATTCGCGACAGCGCCGTGTATAGCCTCCTGCTGGAGGAGTGGTCCGAGGTGAAGGCGCGGCTCGAGGGCTTTCTGGCAAAATACGCTCCATGA
- a CDS encoding PLP-dependent aminotransferase family protein — protein MLSLPGFRPQGGSPLYRQLYDYLREGILKGQLAPGTRLPPTRDLARELGLSRNTVVSAFEQLLAEGYLEARVGDGTYVARTLPGQWESRPLAEGPNPDGRRLSRRGEELARTPVTLRRKRGSGAFRTGLPDFRAFPMKLWARLEARHWKLASDELLNYSDPAGHYPLRESVAAYLQASRGVVCTPEQVIVTTGSQQGLDLAARLLLDPGDAVWVEDPGYLGARGAFLAAGARVVAVSVDGEGLDVAAGRRLEPHARLAYVTPSHQYPLGVTLSLRRRLELLEWASEQSAWIVEDDYDSEYRYRGRPLAALQGLDREGRVIYVGTFSKVMMPGLRLGYLVVPSDLIEAFVAGRALMDRHPPGPVQAVLAEFIYEGHFVRHIKRTRLLYAERQEALIAALQRHFGGWLEVHRADAGLHLAAWLPPGIDDQEASRLAAEQGIEALPLSAYSLAKPPRGGLMLGYAAFTPAELEEAVVTLREALTPLMQKPDTTHAP, from the coding sequence ATGCTGAGCCTGCCCGGTTTTAGACCCCAGGGCGGAAGCCCCCTGTACCGCCAGCTCTACGATTACCTGCGCGAGGGCATCCTCAAAGGGCAGCTCGCGCCCGGCACCCGCTTGCCCCCTACCCGCGACCTTGCCCGCGAGCTGGGGCTCTCGCGCAACACCGTCGTCAGCGCCTTCGAGCAACTGTTGGCCGAGGGCTACCTCGAGGCCCGCGTGGGCGACGGCACCTACGTGGCCCGCACCCTTCCGGGCCAGTGGGAAAGCCGTCCCCTAGCCGAGGGGCCCAACCCAGACGGACGGCGGCTCTCCCGGCGCGGGGAGGAGCTGGCCCGCACGCCCGTTACCCTGCGGCGTAAGCGCGGCAGCGGGGCCTTCCGCACCGGCCTGCCCGACTTTCGAGCCTTTCCCATGAAGCTGTGGGCCCGGCTCGAGGCCCGCCACTGGAAGCTGGCTTCCGACGAGCTGCTCAACTACAGCGACCCGGCGGGGCACTACCCTCTGCGCGAGTCGGTCGCCGCCTACCTGCAGGCCTCGCGCGGGGTGGTCTGTACCCCCGAGCAGGTCATCGTCACCACCGGTTCGCAGCAGGGGCTAGACCTGGCGGCTCGCCTCCTGCTGGACCCCGGCGACGCGGTGTGGGTCGAGGATCCCGGCTACTTGGGGGCTCGAGGGGCTTTCCTGGCGGCTGGGGCGCGGGTGGTGGCGGTGAGCGTGGATGGGGAGGGCTTGGACGTGGCAGCGGGACGGCGGCTCGAGCCCCACGCCCGGTTGGCCTACGTGACCCCCTCCCACCAGTACCCCCTGGGTGTGACCCTGAGCCTGAGGCGGCGGCTGGAGCTGTTGGAGTGGGCCTCCGAGCAATCGGCCTGGATCGTGGAGGACGACTACGACAGCGAGTACCGCTACCGGGGCCGCCCGCTGGCGGCCTTGCAGGGCCTCGACCGCGAAGGCCGGGTGATCTACGTGGGCACCTTCTCCAAGGTGATGATGCCGGGCTTGCGGCTGGGCTACTTGGTGGTTCCCTCTGACCTCATCGAGGCTTTCGTGGCCGGGCGGGCCCTGATGGACCGCCACCCGCCGGGGCCGGTACAGGCGGTGCTGGCCGAGTTCATCTACGAGGGGCACTTCGTACGCCACATCAAGCGCACCCGCCTGCTCTACGCCGAGCGACAAGAGGCGCTGATTGCAGCGCTGCAGCGCCACTTTGGCGGATGGCTCGAGGTTCACCGGGCCGATGCCGGGCTGCACCTGGCGGCCTGGCTGCCTCCGGGCATCGACGACCAGGAGGCCTCCCGCCTGGCCGCCGAGCAGGGCATCGAGGCGCTGCCGCTGTCGGCCTACAGTCTGGCTAAGCCCCCTCGCGGCGGCCTCATGCTGGGCTACGCGGCCTTCACGCCCGCCGAACTCGAGGAGGCCGTGGTGACCCTGCGCGAGGCCCTGACCCCACTCATGCAAAAACCAGACACGACCCACGCACCATGA
- a CDS encoding sensor histidine kinase — protein sequence MTLRIRITLLTQAILVASLLVLGVIVYVSLRSYLFSGIRPELEAALSQIESSLADPDPLIRQEALTRISPNLYAQLVVVIGEPEAPGPESIISLLRSPNMGSHNFSVLTSGLYRVWRGETIYQRASIPRDNLPSLNVQIMAKRLKAELLGDVRDLIVVVGRPLDSVNLVLSRWLQVYSVMAVLVLLLAALLAQRLVRRTLEPLEWVARKAEAVSQRPEALPEPEGKDEVAALVRSLNRMMARLEGTWQAQTQFVADASHELRTPITAILGHVNFLLRRTPLTEQQRESLEVIARESERMKKLVSDLLELSKSGSWKIQMGPVHVLTLLEQIQEDYARSFEGRIELEAPERLWVQGDPERLHQVFANLVSNAIKARATRVRLVARDVSAGVVIRVEDNGEGIPAEHLPRLFERFYRVDKSRDRERGGTGLGLAIVKNIVEAHGGRVWVESTMGKGTTFSVSLMRAAAPQPQLH from the coding sequence ATGACGCTACGCATCCGCATCACCTTGCTCACCCAGGCCATCCTGGTGGCCTCGCTGCTGGTGCTGGGCGTCATCGTCTACGTGAGCTTGCGCAGCTACCTATTCTCCGGCATCCGGCCCGAGCTCGAGGCCGCCCTCTCCCAGATCGAGTCCAGCCTGGCCGACCCCGACCCCCTGATCCGGCAGGAGGCCCTGACCCGCATCTCGCCCAACCTCTACGCCCAGCTCGTGGTGGTCATCGGGGAGCCCGAAGCTCCGGGCCCCGAAAGCATCATCTCCTTGCTGAGGAGCCCCAATATGGGCAGCCACAACTTCTCGGTGCTGACCTCTGGCCTGTATCGGGTGTGGCGGGGGGAGACCATTTACCAAAGGGCCTCGATCCCCCGCGATAACCTGCCCTCGCTCAACGTTCAGATCATGGCCAAGCGGCTCAAGGCCGAACTCCTGGGCGACGTCCGGGATTTGATCGTGGTGGTGGGGAGGCCGCTGGATTCGGTGAACTTGGTGCTTTCGCGCTGGCTTCAGGTCTACAGCGTGATGGCCGTGCTGGTGCTGCTGCTAGCGGCATTGCTGGCCCAGCGGCTGGTGCGGCGCACCCTCGAGCCCTTGGAGTGGGTGGCCCGCAAGGCCGAGGCGGTGAGCCAGCGGCCCGAGGCCCTGCCCGAACCCGAGGGCAAGGATGAGGTGGCCGCGCTGGTTCGCTCGCTCAACCGCATGATGGCGCGCTTGGAGGGTACCTGGCAGGCCCAGACCCAGTTCGTGGCCGATGCCTCGCACGAACTGCGCACCCCCATCACCGCCATCCTGGGTCACGTGAACTTCCTGCTACGCCGCACGCCGCTCACCGAGCAGCAGCGGGAGAGCTTGGAGGTGATCGCGCGCGAGAGCGAGCGTATGAAAAAGCTCGTCAGCGACCTTCTGGAGCTCTCCAAGAGCGGGAGCTGGAAGATCCAGATGGGGCCGGTGCACGTGCTTACCCTGCTCGAGCAGATCCAGGAGGACTACGCCAGGAGCTTCGAGGGCCGCATCGAGCTCGAGGCTCCGGAAAGGCTCTGGGTGCAGGGCGACCCCGAGCGGCTGCACCAGGTCTTCGCCAACTTGGTCTCCAACGCCATCAAAGCCAGAGCCACCCGGGTGCGGCTGGTGGCCCGCGACGTCTCGGCAGGGGTGGTGATCCGGGTGGAGGACAACGGCGAGGGTATCCCCGCCGAGCACCTGCCTCGCCTCTTCGAGCGCTTCTACCGGGTAGACAAGTCCCGCGACCGCGAGCGCGGCGGTACGGGGCTGGGGCTGGCCATCGTGAAGAACATCGTCGAAGCCCACGGTGGGCGGGTGTGGGTGGAGAGCACGATGGGCAAGGGTACGACCTTCAGCGTCTCCTTAATGCGCGCAGCCGCTCCGCAGCCTCAGTTGCACTGA
- a CDS encoding sensor domain-containing diguanylate cyclase — MTGLEGLLDLPQTVVWLDPQGRIGWHNRAAASALSRLGLEGQPILSLLEQGSRLRLVEAQPPVTLPYQGHCTLVIEGKPRRWYRFFCHPYLGGTLCFGVDVSDLYSKALAYQTTLEVLSNLLTRDARLEELLQHVLETAVAVVPGAQAGSIWYYSGEQFRLAAQVGFSQELMDIAVPYEDELKWYGSGEEAWRQGQPRLLQGAQIVARSFLILREGPGYELGKIDKIQANLCVPVVLGGEAMAVLNLDNLEHPDAFPPEAVAIASHFALQTAVLLYGVLNQRNLSELAHTDPLTGLGNRRALSEGFARMRTQAQRLGKPLTMIFWDLDGLKRVNDQHGHVAGDQVLREVALALQTLLRHGDRAYRIGGDEFVSLHLDLSEGEEGPLIERVRSALPLRISAGAARASETMSLEQVLELADTQMYRDKPLK; from the coding sequence ATGACCGGCCTCGAGGGGCTTTTGGATTTACCTCAAACCGTCGTGTGGCTGGACCCTCAAGGCCGTATCGGCTGGCACAACCGGGCAGCGGCGAGCGCGCTGTCGCGGCTTGGGCTCGAGGGTCAGCCGATCCTGTCTTTACTGGAGCAGGGAAGCCGCTTGCGGCTGGTGGAAGCACAGCCGCCCGTCACCCTACCGTATCAGGGCCACTGCACGCTGGTAATAGAAGGCAAGCCGCGTCGTTGGTACCGCTTCTTCTGCCATCCCTACCTGGGGGGAACGCTGTGCTTCGGGGTAGACGTGAGCGACCTCTACAGCAAAGCCCTGGCCTACCAGACCACCCTCGAGGTGCTCTCCAACCTGCTCACACGGGACGCCCGCCTGGAGGAGCTGCTCCAGCACGTGCTGGAAACCGCCGTGGCGGTGGTGCCGGGAGCCCAGGCCGGGAGCATATGGTACTACTCGGGCGAGCAGTTCCGTCTGGCCGCCCAGGTAGGCTTCAGCCAGGAGTTGATGGACATTGCCGTTCCCTATGAGGATGAGCTGAAGTGGTATGGGTCTGGAGAAGAGGCCTGGAGGCAGGGTCAGCCCCGGCTGCTGCAGGGTGCCCAAATCGTCGCCCGCTCGTTCTTGATCCTGCGCGAGGGGCCAGGTTATGAGCTGGGGAAAATCGACAAAATCCAGGCCAATCTCTGCGTCCCGGTGGTGCTGGGGGGTGAGGCCATGGCCGTGCTCAACCTCGACAACCTCGAGCACCCCGACGCCTTCCCCCCTGAAGCCGTGGCCATCGCTTCCCACTTCGCCCTACAGACTGCGGTGCTGCTCTACGGCGTGCTCAACCAGCGCAACCTCTCCGAGTTGGCCCACACCGACCCGCTCACCGGCCTGGGCAATCGCCGGGCCCTGAGCGAGGGTTTCGCCCGGATGCGAACCCAGGCCCAGCGCCTGGGAAAACCCCTGACCATGATCTTCTGGGACCTCGACGGGCTCAAGCGGGTCAACGATCAGCACGGCCACGTCGCCGGAGACCAGGTTTTGCGCGAGGTGGCTTTGGCGCTGCAAACCCTGCTGCGACACGGGGACCGCGCCTACCGCATCGGCGGCGACGAGTTCGTGAGCTTGCACCTCGACCTGAGCGAGGGGGAAGAAGGCCCGCTGATCGAGCGGGTGCGCTCGGCGCTGCCCCTGCGCATCAGCGCAGGGGCAGCCCGGGCCAGCGAGACGATGAGCCTCGAGCAGGTGCTGGAGTTAGCCGACACCCAGATGTACCGGGACAAGCCCCTGAAGTGA